GCTCGCCGAACGACCAGCTCAGCTCGTATCGATCTCCCGCCAAGACACCTGGCGAAGCATCCATCATGTATACGGCAAGCTGCTCGTCTTGACCAAGACGGAACGGCTTCGCCAGCTTGAGCGGGTACGACTGGTGATGCGTGCGCAGCTGTGTAACGCCGTCCTTCGCTGTGAATTGCGCAGCCAGATGACCGGTCAGCTTAAGAGCGGGCGCTCTCATGCTCAATCCAATCGATGATCGTATCTAGCCCTTGACCGCTGAACAGGTTGGTGAAAATATATGGTCGATCGCCGCGCATCCGCTTCGTATCGTCCTCCATCACCTGAAGGCTTGCGCCGACGTGCGGTGCAAGGTCGATTTTGTTAATGACGAGCATGTCAGAGCGCATAATGCCCGGTCCGCCCTTGCGCGGAATCTTCTCCCCTTGGGCCACGTCGATAATGTAGATGAACCGATCAACCAGCTCCGGACTGAACGCCGCTGCCAGGTTGTCGCCGCCACTCTCAATGAAGATGATGTCGAGGTTGGTGAACCTCCGCTCCAGCTCCTCGATCGCCTCGAAGTTCATCGAGGCATCCTCGCGAATCGCCGTATGCGGACAGCCGCCCGTCTCGACCCCAATAATGCGCTCTGCGGGAAGCGCCTCCGAGCGGATCAAGATGTTCGCATCTTCCTTCGTATAAATATCGTTCGTAATGACCGCCACGCTGTACCGTCCGTTCAACCTTCGCGCCAGCCGCTCAACGAGAGCCGTCTTGCCGGAGCCGACCGGACCTCCGATTCCGAACCGGATCGGCCGCTTCAAGCTCGCCACCTCGGTCTGTTCCCATTCATGATGATGATGCGCGCCACCTTGACACATATCTATTCCTCCTCTGTAATATATAGCCGCCGACCTCGGCGTGAAAATGACCCCCTGACGCTGCTCTGCAGCGTCAGGACATAAATAATCGTGAATAGAGTGCCTCATGACGCATCATAGCGATGTCCGTATACGGTGTGTTGCCAAAGCCAGCCTCCTGCGGGTCGAGCGCCGCTACCTCCCGCCAAGCGTCTCGGATGACCGGGAACAGCGCCGCGAACAGCCGCTGCCCCTCGGTCTGTCCCATCGACATGAGGCGCAGCCCACTGTTAATGCAAGTCATCGTGCAGGTGTACAGATAGCCCTCGGCCGCAGCCTCGAGCGGTGCACCGAGGCTGCGGCTCACCCAGCCGTGCAGCAGCGGATGCGTGCCGAGGCAACGGCCGCTCCGAAGCGCAGATGCTAGCGGCTCCCACTCGAAGCCGGGGTACACCGAGCTCGCCAGCTGATACAGCCTGCGGCCCATCTTGGCGACACCCTCCCTCGTCTCGAACGCCGCCCGCTGGACGTGTTGCCGCCGCTCAAGCTGCCACAGCTCCTCCCACGCCCCCTGCTGCGCGTACGTATACACAGCCTTCACGAGCAGCGCGTCAGACGGCGCCCAGCTGCTATGAAGCATCGTCACGATGTAGTCACGCAGCTGCTCCGGCTTGACGATCACCTCCTCCTGCACGAGCGTCTCCAGCCCGAAGGAATGGGAGAAGCCACCGATTGGAAGTGCCGAGTCGAGCCACTGGACATAGGATAGCCAAGAGAAATCCGCCTGCACATTCGATTCGGTCGGTCCGGTCGATTCATTACCGATATGTCGGCGTCCGACCTCCTCCAGTGGGCTTGCCGGACGGTTGTCCGTTCGCTGCTTCATGATCAGCCCCCTCCTTAGCTCGCGCATGCGAAGACTTGGCGGCAGCGAGCCGCCGCTTGAACCTTGGATACAGCCACCGCTAGAATAAGAAATACCGCTGCGCCATCGGCAGCTCCTTCGCTGGCTCACACGTGATCGGAACGCCGTCCACCTTCACCTCATACGTCTCCGGATTCACCTCGAGCTTCGGCGTCTCCCCGTTCAGAATCATACTCTTCTTCGTCACGCTGCGGCAGCCGCGAATCGGCTCGATACGCTTCTCGAGGCTCAGCTCCTGATGCACACCCAGATCGTATGCCGCCTGTGAGATGAAGGTGATGCTGCTCGTGAGCACCGCCTTGCCGAAGGCGCCGAACATCGGACGCCCGAATACCGGCTGCGGCGTCGGGATCGAAGCATTCGGATCGCCCATCTGGGCGAAGGCGATCATGCCGCTCTTGAGCACCATATCCGGCTTCACCCCGAAGAACGCTGGACTCCAGACGACCAGATCAGCCACCTTGCCGACCTCGACCGAGCCGACCAGATGAGAGACGCCGTGCGTAATCGCCGGATTAATCGTATATTTGGCAATGTAGCGCTTAATTCTGAAGTTATCTGTACCGGGAAGGTGCGCAGCAACTTCGTCTGCATTCACAGGCTCCAGCACGCCGCGCTGCTGCTTCATCTTATCTGCCGTCTGCCACGTGCGGATGATGACCTCGCCAACTCGTCCCATCGCCTGTGAATCCGAGCTGATCATGCTGAACACGCCCAGATCGTGCAGAATGTCTTCTGCCGCGATCGTCTCCGGACGAATACGCGAATCCGCGAAGGCAACATCCTCCGGAATGCGACTGTCCAAGTGGTGACATACCATCAGCATATCGAGATGCTCTTCCGCTGTATTAATGGTAAAAGGACGTGTCGGATTCGTCGATGACGGCAGCACGTTCAACTCCGACGCAATGCGAATAATGTCGGGCGCATGGCCGCCGCCCGCCCCTTCGGTATGATACGTATGGATCGTACGCCCGCCGATAGCACGGATCGTATCCTCTACGAAGCCCGCCTCATTCAGCGTATCCGTATGGATCGCCACCTGAACGTCATATTGGTCCGCGATCGCAAGACACGTATCGATCGACGCGGGGGTCGTCCCCCAGTCCTCATGCAGCTTCAGCCCGATCGCCCCGGCCTCGACCTGCTCGACCAGCGGCTCGGGGAACGAAGCGTTGCCCTTGCCCGTGAAGCCGAGGTTCATCGGGAACGCCTCGGCCGCCTCCAGCATCCGGCTCATGTGCCACTTGCCGGGCGTACACGTCGTTGCATTCGTGCCTGCAGCCGGACCCGTACCGCCGCCGATCATCGTCGTCACGCCGGACGACAGCGCCGTCTCGATCTGCTGCGGACATATATAATGAATGTGAGCGTCGATGCCGCCAGCGGTAATGATTTTACCTTCACCTGCAATAATCTCAGTTGAGGCCCCGACGATCATATTCGGATGAACGCCGTCCATAATGTCCGGGTTGCCCGCCTTGCCGATGCCGACGATGATTCCGTCCCGCAGACCGATATCGGCCTTCACAATACCGGTATAATCAATAATGAGCGCATTCGTAATGAGCGTATCGAGCACGCCATCCGCACGCGTGTGGTGGCTCGACTGCCCCATCCCGTCGCGGATAACCTTGCCGCCACCGAACTTGCATTCGTCGCCGTACACCGTATAATCGCGCTCGACGACCGCCCACAGGTCAGTATCCGCCAGACGCACCGCGTCCCCGACCGTCGGGCCGAACATCATCGCATATGCGCTTCGTTCCATCTCCGCCATCGCTCTAGCCCCCTTCCTCTTCCCAAGCCTCGAGCCTGCGACGCAGTTCGTCTGTCTGCTGCCCAGGCAGCGCTTCGCCCTTCGTCAAGCTGTTCAGTCCGTAGGAGACTCTGCTGCCGCCTAGCTCAGTTAGCGTAACCGCCTTCTCCTCGCCCGGCTCGAAGCGCACAGCCGTCCCGGCCGGAATATCGAGCCGTCTGCCGAACGCCAGCGCACGGTCGAACCGCAAGCCCCGATTCGTCTCATAGAAATGGTAGTGGGAACCGACCTGCACGGGACGGTCTCCCATGTTCGTCACGATCAGCTGTACCGTCGACTTGCCTGCATTTATTGAAATCGTCCCGGAGGCCGCTCTAATTTCGCCTGGTATCATCGTTATTCACCCCTTCAATTAGGCATGCCGAATCGGCTGATGCACCGTCACGAGCTTCGTCCCATCCGGGAACGTCGCCTCGACCTGCACCTCATGGATCATCTCCGGTATGCCCGTCATCACCTGATCCGCGGTCAATATCGTCGTCCCGTATTGCATCAGCTGGGCAACGGTCATCCCATCACGGGCGCCCTCCATAATCTCGGATGTAATCAGAGCAACGCTCTCCGGATAATTGAGCTTCACGCCCCGGTTCAGACGTCTTCTGGCGAGGTCGGCCGCCACCGTAATGAGCAGCTTCTCCTTCTCCCTTTCTGTCAGGTTCATGTCACACCCCCCAAACACGAATAATTAAGTTTCTTGACACTGATTATATTCGTCTTTAGACCAAAAGTAAATGTTTAATGTCAATATTTCTGACAGATAATCCATCGTTTTATGTATGTTTCACGCATCACACTACTTGAATATGTCTACTCAGTCCTTCCCCAACGTTCAACATCTCAAAAACCTAACACGAATTCAGGTGTGCTTAAAATTTATATGTTAAGTATATTGACACAACAGTGACATTTGAATATGATGAGTCATGTGAAGCTCAGTTCAACACCTGCAAGCCACAAGGCAACATGCCAGAAGCGTAAGCTTCCTTACCGCACATACCCTAGCGGCAGCAGGCACCCTTAGACAAAATTCGAGAGACAGGGAGTGGTCGTATGAACAGCACCAACAAGAAGAAGGGTCTCACCGCATTACTCGCCGTAAGCATGTCATTCACTGCACTATTGGCAGGCTGCGCTACAGAGAAGCCAGCATCAACAGGTGAAGCCACCTCCTCGCAAGCCGCACCGGAAGGCGACACCGTACCTGTAGGCGTCCTCCACTCGCTGACCGGCACGATGTCCATCAGTGAAGTATCTGTCCGCGACGCTTCGCTCATGGCGATTGAGGAGATCAACAAGGCAGGCGGCCTGCTCGGCAAGCAGCTGAAGCCAATCGTCGAGGATGGCGCATCCGACTGGCCGACGTTCGCTGAGAAGACGAAGAAGCTGCTGCAGAAGGATAAGGCTGTCGTCATCTTCGGTGGATGGACATCCGCAAGCCGTAAGGCGGTGCTGCCGGTCGTCGAGCAGAACAAGGGATTGTTCGTCTACCCGGTACAATATGAGGGTTTGGAATCATCTCCTAACATCTTCTACACGGGCGCAACAACGAACCAGCAGATCGTCCCTGCCGTAACATGGCTGCTCGAGAACAAGGGTAAGAAGTTCTTCCTGCTCGGCTCGGACTACGTCTTCCCTAGAACGGCGAACAAGATCATCAAGGAGCAGCTGAAGGCTGAAGGCGGTACCTTGATTGCTGAAGAATATACACCACTTGGACATACGGACTACAATACTATTATTAGCAAAATCAAGAAAGAAAAACCTGACGTCGTCTTCAACACACTGAACGGAGACAGCAACGTCGCCTTCTTCAAGCAGCTGAAGGACGCAGGGATTACGACGAAGGATCTGACGACACTGTCTGTCAGCATCGCCGAGGAAGAAATTCGCGGCATCGGTGCCTCCGTCCTCGAAGGCCACTACGCAGCGTGGAACTATTTCCAGACGACCGACACGCCGGAGAACAAGAAGTTCGTCGAGGCGTACAAGGCGAAGTATGGCGCAGACCGCGTGACTGACGACCCGATCGAGGCTGGATATTTCGGCGTCTACGTATGGGCGGAAGCAGTGAAGAAGGCGGGCTCCTTCGACGTCGAGAAGGTGAAGGCTGCTGCCAAGGACATCGAGATTAACGCGCCAGGCGGCAAAATCAAGTTCGACGGCGAAAGCCAGCACGTCTACAAGACAGTACGCATTGGTGAAATTATGGCCAACGGCCAGTTCAAGGAAGTATGGAACTCCGGCAGCCCTGTGAAGCCGGACCCGTTCCTCAAGACGTACCCTTGGGGCGCCGAAGTGACCAAGAAATAATCGCACTCCTTACATCTTAAGAACGTAGCAATCATGTCGGCTGGGCTGCCTGATGGGAATACGGGCAGCCCTGCTTATTTTGTGAACAAAGGAGGTCAGCCTCATGAGCCTATTGCTCTTACAGCTATTCAATGGCATCTCGCTTAGCTCTATTCTGCTCCTGATCGCGCTCGGACTCGCCATTACGTTCGGACTCATGAACGTCATCAATATGGCACACGGCGAGTTCATTATGATCGGCGCTTATATGACGTATATGATTCAGCAGCTGTTTCAGAAGCTGCTTCCGGAATCCGCCTTCGGCTATTATTTCATTCTATCGCTCGGTGTCGCCTTCGCCGTCGCGTTCACAATCGGCTGGCTGCTCGAGACGACGCTCATCCGCTACTTGTACGGTCGCCCGCTCGACAGCTTGCTCGCGACCTGGGGCGTCTCCCTCGTGCTGCAGCAGGTGGCGCGCTCGATCTTCGGCGCACCGAACGTCGCGGTCACCGCACCAGCTTGGCTCGATGGCGGTCTTGCGATCAACGACGAGCTCATGCTCCCGTACAAGAGACTATTCATCATCGCACTCGTCGCGATCAGCATTCTCGTCATCTACCTGTACATGTACCGTACGCGGGGCGGCCGCAACATGCAGGCCGTCATGCAGAACCGCGGCATGGCTGCCTGCCTCGGCATCTCGACACGCCGCGTCGACGCACAGGCGTTCGCCTTCGGCTCTGGCATGGCCGGCATCGCAGGCTGCGCGCTGACACTGCTCGGTCCGATTGGACCGTCGATCGGCACCTACTACATCGTCGACGCCTTCATGGTCGTCGTACTCGGCGGCATCGGCAAGCTGATCGGCACCGTCGTCGGCGCACTCGGCATCGGCGTGCTGAACACCGCATTCGAGTACAGCACGAGCGCCACGCTCGGCAAGGTCATCGTATTCACCTTAATTATCGCCTTCCTCCAATGGAAGCCATCCGGTCTTGTGACGATCAAGTCGCGAGCGCTGGATTAGAATTTTACAAGGAAAGGAGTCACTACTATGATGCTTGCACCTTCTAATGTGAAGATCAAAATTGTACTAAGCGTCGTGCTCATCGGCCTGCTGCTGCTGGCGCCGACGGTACTGTCGGAGTTCCGACTATCGCTACTGGGCAAATTCCTCGCCTACGCCGTGCTCGCGATGGGGCTAGACCTCATCTGGGGCTATACCGGCATCCTAAGCCTCGGTCACGGCGTCTACTTCGGCCTCGGCGCGTACTGCATGGCGATGCACCTGAAGCTGACCGCCTCGGGCGGCGAGCTCCCCGATTTCATGTCCTGGAGCGGCGTCGAGAAGCTGCCTTGGTTCTGGGCACCGTTCGAATCAGCCACCCTCGCACTGCTGCTTGCCATACTCGTACCGATGGCGGTCGCCTTCGTGCTCGGCTACTTGACGTTCCGCAACCGGATCAAGGGAACGTTCTTCTCGATCCTGTCTCAGGCACTCGTCATCATTACCGTCACACTGTTCATCGGGCAGCAGGGCTACACCGGCGGTACGAACGGACTGACGAATTTCGATACGTTCCTTGGCATTCCGCTGGGCGATCCCGCAACGAAGCTGGGACTGTACTACGCAACCGTCGGCATTGCCGCTATCTCTCTTGTGCTGTGTCTGTGGCTCGCCTCTAGCCGTCTCGGTAAAATATTGGTCGCGATCCGCGACGCTGAGAACCGCGTCCGCTTCATCGGCTACAATCCGGTGACGTTCAAGGTGTTCATCTACTGCTTATCCGCAGCGTTCGCCGGACTCGCTGGCATACTGTTCGTACTGCAGGAGGGCATCATATCGCCGGCGCAGATGGGCATCGTACCATCCATCGAGATGGTGCTGTGGGTGGCGATTGGCGGTCGGGCAACTGTGTTCGGCGCTCTGATCGGCGCAGTCGTGACGAATTCAGCGAAGACGATGTTCAGTGAGGCGTACCCGGAATGGTGGCCGATTATGCTCGGCGGCTTGTTCATCATCGTTGTTCTGTTCTTCCCCAAAGGCATTGTCGGCACGATCACCGACCTGTTCCAGCGCTGGAAGCCGCGCAAGCTGCAAGCTCCTGCCGCAGTCAGTCTGACAGGCGCACGAGCCTCAGCTTCCACCGCTGCATACGGAACGACCGACTCGCGTAAATCATAGGTTCTCGGAAGGGGGAATAACGAAATGGCAATGGTATATACGTCTACACCGTCCGCACAAGCTCGTGCCGAAGCGCCGCTCATTCGAGTCGAGGAGCTCGAGGTCGACTTCGACGGGTTCAAGGCGATACGGAACCTGAACTTCTCTGTCCGTTCAGGGGAGCTCCGCTTCCTGATCGGACCGAACGGAGCAGGCAAGACGACGCTTCTTGACGTGCTGTGCGGCAAGGTGAAGCCCTCGAAGGGGCACGTCCTCTTCAAGGGACATATCGATCTGACGAAGTATCAGGAGCATCAGATTGCTCAGCAAGGGGTGGGCAGGAAATTCCAGGCTCCATCCATCTTCGGCACGTTGTCGGTCCAAGAGAATATGCTGCTGTCTATGCGGCAGAAGCGCGGATTGCTCAGCTCCCTCATTACGAAGACCCGTCCAGAGCAGAAGGAAAAGCTGCATTATTATCTCGACATGATCGGACTGACCGGCCAGGCTCAGGAGCGCGCAGGCGCACTCTCCCACGGCCAGAAGCAGTGGCTCGAGATCGGGATGCTGCTCATCCAGGAGCCGGAGCTGCTGCTGCTCGACGAGCCAGCGGCCGGCATGACCGATAGCGAGACCGAGAAGACAGGTGAGCTGCTCGTACGTATCGCCAGCAAGCAGACGGTCATCGTCGTCGAGCACGACATGGACTTCGTGCGCCAGTTCGCCGAGACGGTGACGGTCATGCATGAGGGCTCTGTTCTTCGCGAAGGGTCGATGGAGGACATTCAGAACGATGAGAAGGTAGCAGAGGTGTACTTGGGACGGCGAGGTGAGCGGCATGA
Above is a genomic segment from Paenibacillus sp. YYML68 containing:
- the ureG gene encoding urease accessory protein UreG, which codes for MCQGGAHHHHEWEQTEVASLKRPIRFGIGGPVGSGKTALVERLARRLNGRYSVAVITNDIYTKEDANILIRSEALPAERIIGVETGGCPHTAIREDASMNFEAIEELERRFTNLDIIFIESGGDNLAAAFSPELVDRFIYIIDVAQGEKIPRKGGPGIMRSDMLVINKIDLAPHVGASLQVMEDDTKRMRGDRPYIFTNLFSGQGLDTIIDWIEHESARS
- a CDS encoding urease accessory protein UreF, whose product is MKQRTDNRPASPLEEVGRRHIGNESTGPTESNVQADFSWLSYVQWLDSALPIGGFSHSFGLETLVQEEVIVKPEQLRDYIVTMLHSSWAPSDALLVKAVYTYAQQGAWEELWQLERRQHVQRAAFETREGVAKMGRRLYQLASSVYPGFEWEPLASALRSGRCLGTHPLLHGWVSRSLGAPLEAAAEGYLYTCTMTCINSGLRLMSMGQTEGQRLFAALFPVIRDAWREVAALDPQEAGFGNTPYTDIAMMRHEALYSRLFMS
- the ureC gene encoding urease subunit alpha, whose protein sequence is MAEMERSAYAMMFGPTVGDAVRLADTDLWAVVERDYTVYGDECKFGGGKVIRDGMGQSSHHTRADGVLDTLITNALIIDYTGIVKADIGLRDGIIVGIGKAGNPDIMDGVHPNMIVGASTEIIAGEGKIITAGGIDAHIHYICPQQIETALSSGVTTMIGGGTGPAAGTNATTCTPGKWHMSRMLEAAEAFPMNLGFTGKGNASFPEPLVEQVEAGAIGLKLHEDWGTTPASIDTCLAIADQYDVQVAIHTDTLNEAGFVEDTIRAIGGRTIHTYHTEGAGGGHAPDIIRIASELNVLPSSTNPTRPFTINTAEEHLDMLMVCHHLDSRIPEDVAFADSRIRPETIAAEDILHDLGVFSMISSDSQAMGRVGEVIIRTWQTADKMKQQRGVLEPVNADEVAAHLPGTDNFRIKRYIAKYTINPAITHGVSHLVGSVEVGKVADLVVWSPAFFGVKPDMVLKSGMIAFAQMGDPNASIPTPQPVFGRPMFGAFGKAVLTSSITFISQAAYDLGVHQELSLEKRIEPIRGCRSVTKKSMILNGETPKLEVNPETYEVKVDGVPITCEPAKELPMAQRYFLF
- a CDS encoding urease subunit beta, whose amino-acid sequence is MIPGEIRAASGTISINAGKSTVQLIVTNMGDRPVQVGSHYHFYETNRGLRFDRALAFGRRLDIPAGTAVRFEPGEEKAVTLTELGGSRVSYGLNSLTKGEALPGQQTDELRRRLEAWEEEGG
- a CDS encoding urease subunit gamma, with the translated sequence MNLTEREKEKLLITVAADLARRRLNRGVKLNYPESVALITSEIMEGARDGMTVAQLMQYGTTILTADQVMTGIPEMIHEVQVEATFPDGTKLVTVHQPIRHA
- the urtA gene encoding urea ABC transporter substrate-binding protein; this translates as MSFTALLAGCATEKPASTGEATSSQAAPEGDTVPVGVLHSLTGTMSISEVSVRDASLMAIEEINKAGGLLGKQLKPIVEDGASDWPTFAEKTKKLLQKDKAVVIFGGWTSASRKAVLPVVEQNKGLFVYPVQYEGLESSPNIFYTGATTNQQIVPAVTWLLENKGKKFFLLGSDYVFPRTANKIIKEQLKAEGGTLIAEEYTPLGHTDYNTIISKIKKEKPDVVFNTLNGDSNVAFFKQLKDAGITTKDLTTLSVSIAEEEIRGIGASVLEGHYAAWNYFQTTDTPENKKFVEAYKAKYGADRVTDDPIEAGYFGVYVWAEAVKKAGSFDVEKVKAAAKDIEINAPGGKIKFDGESQHVYKTVRIGEIMANGQFKEVWNSGSPVKPDPFLKTYPWGAEVTKK
- the urtB gene encoding urea ABC transporter permease subunit UrtB, with the translated sequence MSLLLLQLFNGISLSSILLLIALGLAITFGLMNVINMAHGEFIMIGAYMTYMIQQLFQKLLPESAFGYYFILSLGVAFAVAFTIGWLLETTLIRYLYGRPLDSLLATWGVSLVLQQVARSIFGAPNVAVTAPAWLDGGLAINDELMLPYKRLFIIALVAISILVIYLYMYRTRGGRNMQAVMQNRGMAACLGISTRRVDAQAFAFGSGMAGIAGCALTLLGPIGPSIGTYYIVDAFMVVVLGGIGKLIGTVVGALGIGVLNTAFEYSTSATLGKVIVFTLIIAFLQWKPSGLVTIKSRALD
- the urtC gene encoding urea ABC transporter permease subunit UrtC, producing the protein MMLAPSNVKIKIVLSVVLIGLLLLAPTVLSEFRLSLLGKFLAYAVLAMGLDLIWGYTGILSLGHGVYFGLGAYCMAMHLKLTASGGELPDFMSWSGVEKLPWFWAPFESATLALLLAILVPMAVAFVLGYLTFRNRIKGTFFSILSQALVIITVTLFIGQQGYTGGTNGLTNFDTFLGIPLGDPATKLGLYYATVGIAAISLVLCLWLASSRLGKILVAIRDAENRVRFIGYNPVTFKVFIYCLSAAFAGLAGILFVLQEGIISPAQMGIVPSIEMVLWVAIGGRATVFGALIGAVVTNSAKTMFSEAYPEWWPIMLGGLFIIVVLFFPKGIVGTITDLFQRWKPRKLQAPAAVSLTGARASASTAAYGTTDSRKS
- the urtD gene encoding urea ABC transporter ATP-binding protein UrtD; this translates as MAMVYTSTPSAQARAEAPLIRVEELEVDFDGFKAIRNLNFSVRSGELRFLIGPNGAGKTTLLDVLCGKVKPSKGHVLFKGHIDLTKYQEHQIAQQGVGRKFQAPSIFGTLSVQENMLLSMRQKRGLLSSLITKTRPEQKEKLHYYLDMIGLTGQAQERAGALSHGQKQWLEIGMLLIQEPELLLLDEPAAGMTDSETEKTGELLVRIASKQTVIVVEHDMDFVRQFAETVTVMHEGSVLREGSMEDIQNDEKVAEVYLGRRGERHE